Proteins co-encoded in one Plectropomus leopardus isolate mb unplaced genomic scaffold, YSFRI_Pleo_2.0 unplaced_scaffold1108, whole genome shotgun sequence genomic window:
- the LOC121963385 gene encoding LOW QUALITY PROTEIN: stonustoxin subunit beta-like (The sequence of the model RefSeq protein was modified relative to this genomic sequence to represent the inferred CDS: inserted 2 bases in 1 codon) — protein sequence MASDGIEIAALGRPFTLGMLYDARKDAVIQGLTLWDEKILQEHTTETSLHSSVYEISASDSIDSKSSLLDIEASLKASFLGGLVEVGGSARYLNNKKKFKNQSRVTGQYKATTHNTKLAVNQLGALEEHQMDIIRKSSATHMVTSILYGANAFFVFDSEKLEDTSVQDVQGKMQAVINKIPLFKVEGNASVTMTDEEKALTXSCKFYGDFILSKNPTTFEDAVTTFKNISNELKDKKENSVPMKVMLMPLKNLDIKAPELMSGISVGLVRKAQHVLEDLREIGMRCNESLEDRVVKGLPVLKEELSTFQKLCDQYASSLQQTMARQFPSIREGKEDERSVEEVFDGRDKSPFNQEQLSKWLDHKEREFNVVRSCVDIMKGTKIVLSKSELDREVLAPDVTEALCFVFTSMEKGDTYLDVMANYLKSPKLGSTKEDPWFFSNEVLITIRKKARAFRSHTEAQRNNNKMLFLIATVTNEKYIGATIYHYRDGILVSEDFTKPDLPPVESITDRRLLLWYATDLTLDPNTAHRSITLSRENKMASYGTTQSYPDHPERFTQHQQVLCKEGLSERHYWEVEWR from the exons ATGGCGTCAGATGGCATTGAAATTGCTGCCCTGGGTCGACCCTTCACCCTGGGGATGCTCTATGATGCTCGGAAAGATGCAGTGATTCAAG GGCTGACATTGTGGGATGAGAAAATTCTACAAGAGCACACGACTGAAACCTCTCTGCACAGCAGCGTGTATGAAATTTCTGCCTCCGACTCCATCGACTCCAAGTCATCTCTGCTGGACATCGAAGCGTCTCTGAAGGCCAGCTTCCTGGGCGGACTGGTTGAAGTCGGAGGATCCGCCAGGTACCTGAACAATAAGAAGAAATTCAAGAATCAGAGCAGAGTGACGGGTCAGTACAAAGCCACCACCCACAACACGAAGCTGGCGGTGAATCAGCTGGGAGCCCTTGAAGAGCATCAGATGGACATCATCAGGAAGAGCTCGGCGACACACATGGTCACCAGCATCCTCTATGGGGCCAACgctttctttgtgtttgacAGTGAGAAGTTGGAAGACACCAGCGTTCAGGACGTCCAGGGCAAAATGCAAGCTGTGATCAATAAGATCCCCCTCTTTAAGGTCGAGGGAAACGCGTCCGTCACGATGACTGACGAGGAAAAAGCGCTGAC CTCCTGCAAATTCTACGGAGACTTCATCCTCAGCAAAAACCCGACGACGTTTGAAGACGCGGTGACGAccttcaaaaacatttcaaatgagctgaaagacaagAAAGAGAACAGCGTCCCGATGAAGGTCATGCTCATGCCGCTGAAGAATCTGGACATCAAAGCTCCCGAGCTGATGAGTGGGATCAGCGTTGGACTGGTGAGGAAGGCGCAGCACGTTCTGGAAGATTTAAGGGAAATTGGAATGAGATGCAACGAATCTCTGGAGGACAGAGTGGTGAAGGGTCTCCCGGTCCTCAAAGAGGAGCTGAGCACTTTTCAGAAACTGTGTGATCAGTACGCATCCAGCCTCCAGCAGACCATGGCCAGGCAGTTTCCCTCCATCCGTGAAGGCAAAGAAGACGAGAGGTCGGTGGAGGAAGTCTTCGACGGCCGAGACAAGTCGCCATTCAATCAGGAACAACTGAGCAAGTGGCTGGATCATAAAGAGAGAGAGTTCAACGTGGTCAGGTCCTGCGTGGACATCATGAAGGGAACAAAGATCGTCCTCAGCAAGTCGGAGCTGGACAGAGAGGTTCTTGCTCCGGACGTAACGGAGGCTCTGTGCTTTGTTTTCACCTCCATGGAAAAGGGCGACACCTACCTTGATGTCATGGCCAACTACTTAAAGTCTCCGAAACTAGGAAGCACCAAAGAGGATCCGTGGTTCTTCTCAAATGAAGTTTTAATCACAATTAGAAAGAAAGCCAGAGCTTTCCGCAGCCACACCGAAGCGCAGAGGAACAACAACAAGATGCTTTTTCTCATAGCGACCGTCACAAACGAGAAATACATCGGAGCCACCATCTACCACTACAGGGACGGCATTCTGGTCTCTGAGGATTTCACCAAGCCGGACCTCCCTCCTGTGGAAAGCATCACAGACAGAAGACTGCTGCTGTGGT ATGCCACTGATCTCACCCTGGACCCAAACACTGCACACCGCTCCATCACTCTGTCCCGGGAAAACAAGATGGCATCGTATGGAACAACCCAGTCGTATCCCGATCACCCCGAGAGGTTCACCCAACATCAGCAGGTGTTATGCAAAGAGGGCTTATCTGAGCGCCATTACTGGGAGGTAGAGTGGAGG